A single window of Nicotiana sylvestris chromosome 5, ASM39365v2, whole genome shotgun sequence DNA harbors:
- the LOC104212862 gene encoding pollen-specific protein C13-like — MARLVAFVALCLLFASLAAATSPFLVKGKCYCDTCRCGFETEATKYLAGSKVKIECRNRVTNEITYTIGGVTNSQGEYNILVDRDCGDDVCDVVLVESSDKRCGKPNGGRDRARVILTRNNGMISDVRYANNMGFLSDEPLSACTRILQQYQLTEDQY, encoded by the exons ATGGCAAGATTGGTTGCATTCGTTGCTCTTTGTTTACTCTTTGCTTCTTTGGCAGCTGCCACTTCCCCTTTCCTTGTTAAGGGTAAATGTTATTGTGACACTTGCCGCTGTGGCTTTGAGACTGAAGCTACCAAGTACCTTGCTG GATCCAAGGTTAAAATTGAGTGCAGAAACAGGGTGACCAACGAAATCACATACACAATTGGCGGTGTGACAAACTCACAAGGTGAATACAACATCTTGGTCGACCGTGACTGTGGAGACGATGTCTGCGATGTTGTGCTCGTCGAGAGCTCTGATAAAAGATGTGGCAAACCCAATGGTGGTCGTGACCGTGCCCGTGTCATCCTCACCCGCAACAATGGCATGATCTCTGATGTCCGTTACGCCAACAACATGGGTTTCCTCTCCGATGAGCCTCTTTCCGCCTGCACTCGGATCCTCCAGCAATACCAGTTGACTGAGGACCAATACTGA